CCGGGTGCATTGGTGCCCGCCGGTAGGGTCTGCGCCGTGGCTGTCCCCGGTCCTGGTTACGCGATCACCGCCCGTGTCGAGGTCCCCTCCTCCGCGAGCGCGGCAGGCGATCTCACGATGGCCGTCGGCCGGGTCGGGGGTGTCGTCACCGCGTTCGACGTGGTCGAGGCGGCCACCGCCACCCTCGTCGTCGACATCTCCTGCAACGCCCTCAACGAGGGGCACGCGCAGGAGATCACCGCGGCACTGGAGGCGCTGCCGGGCGTCTCGGTGCGCAAGGTGTCGGACCGGACGTTCCTGCTGCACCTTGGCGGCAAGATCGAGGTGACGTCGAAGGTCAGCCTCCGCAACCGCGACGACCTCTCCCGCGCCTACACCCCCGGCGTCGCCCGGGTCTGCCAGGCGATCGCGGCCAACCCGGCCGACGCCCGGCGGCTGACGATCAAGCGCAACACCGTCGCCGTCGTCACCGACGGCTCCGCGGTGCTCGGGCTGGGCAACCTCGGCGCGGCCGCCGCGATGCCGGTCATGGAGGGCAAGGCGGCGCTGTTCAAGCGCTTCGCCGGCGTCGACGCCTGGCCGGTCGCCCTGGACACCCAGGACACCGAGGAGATCATCCGGACCGTCCAGATCCTCGCGCCCGCCTACGGCGGCATCAACCTCGAGGACATCGCCGCACCCCGCTGCTTCGAGATCGAGGCCCGGCTGCGGGAGATGCTCGACATCCCCGTGTTCCACGACGACCAGCACGGCACCGCGGTCGTCGTGCTCGGGGCGCTGCGCAACGCGCTGCGGGTCGTCGACAAGAAGCTGGACGAGTGCAAGGTCGTGGTCTGCGGGGTGGGCGCGGCGGGCTCGGCGATCATCCGGCTGCTGCGGTCGGGCTCGCCCGGTGACGTGCTCGCCGTCGACATCGACGGGATCGTGCACTCCGCCCGGCCCGGCCTCGACGACAACCTCACCTCGATCGCGGGGATGACGAACCGCTCCGGGACCACCGGCACGCTCGCCGACGCCCTCGTCGGGGCCGACGTCTTCATCGGGGTGTCCGCGCCCAACCTCTTCGGCGCGGCCGAGCTCGCCACGATGGCCGACGACGCGATCGTGTTCGCCCTGGCCAACCCCGACCCCGAGGTCGACCCGGCGCTGGCGCTGCAGCACGCCGCGGTCGTCGCGACCGGGCGGTCGGACTACCCGAACCAGATCAACAACGTCCTCGCCTTCCCGGGGGTGTTCCGCGGCCTGCTCGACGCCCAGGCCCGCGACATCACCGACGCCATGCTGCTCGCCGCGTCCGCCGCGATCGCCGACGTGGTGACCGAGCCCAACGCCAGCTTCATCGTGCCCAGCGTGTTCGACGCGGCCGTGGCCCCGGCGGTGGCGGAGGCGGTGCGGAACGCGACGGCGAAGAAGGACGTCGCCCCCGCCTGACCGCCGCGCCCCCACCCGGTGGGCCGCGGATTACCCTGGCCCGCGTGGTTCCCGTGATCGGTGTGCTGGCCCTGCAGGGCGACGTCCGCGAGCACGTGCGCGCGCTGGAGGAGTGCGGGGCGCGGGCGGTGGCCGTCCGCCGCCCGGCCGAGCTCGCCGCCGTCGACGCGATGGTGCTGCCCGGCGGGGAGTCGACCACGATGAGCCGGCTGCTGGTCACCTTCGACCTGCTCGAGCCCCTGCGCGCCCGCGTCGCCGACGGCATGCCGACCTACGGGTCGTGCGCCGGGATGATCCTGCTCGCGCGCGAGGTCCTCGACGGCCGCCCCGACCAGGAGCAGCTCGGCGGCCTCGACGTCGTGGTGCGGCGCAACGCGTTCGGCCGCCAGGTCGACTCGTTCGAGACCGACCTCGACGTCACCGGCGTGCCGGGCGACCCGGTGCGCGCGGTCTTCATCCGCGCGCCCTGGGTGGAGAAGGCGGGCGACGACGTGGAGGTGCTGGCCACGGTGCCCGACCACACGGTCAGCGGGGCCGGCACCGGCGCCGCGGCCGGGCGGCCGGTCGCGGTGCGGCAGGGCAGCGTGCTGGCCACGGCCTTCCACCCCGAGCTGACCGGCGACCTGCGCATCCACGCTCTCTTCGTGGCGACGCTGCGCTGACGCCCCACCCCGCCCCGCGCCCCCCGCCGCTCGCCGCGCCCGCCCGCCCCGCCCCGCCCCGCCTCGGTTGCAGTGGGGTGGCTCCACTCCAATCCGGTTGGAGTGGAGCCACCCCACTGCGACTCATCGTGGGCGGGCTCCCGGCCCCTCGGCCGTGACCGGAGGGCGGGGGCGGGCCGCGGCCGCCCGGTAGGACGCGACGAGCTCCGCCGTCACCTCGCGACGCTGCACGCGCAGGCGGCCGGGGAGGGTCGGGAGGATCGCCGCACCGGCCGCCGTGAACCGCGCCCGCTTCTCCTGCTCCCGCGCG
This sequence is a window from Pseudonocardia petroleophila. Protein-coding genes within it:
- a CDS encoding NAD-dependent malic enzyme is translated as MAVPGPGYAITARVEVPSSASAAGDLTMAVGRVGGVVTAFDVVEAATATLVVDISCNALNEGHAQEITAALEALPGVSVRKVSDRTFLLHLGGKIEVTSKVSLRNRDDLSRAYTPGVARVCQAIAANPADARRLTIKRNTVAVVTDGSAVLGLGNLGAAAAMPVMEGKAALFKRFAGVDAWPVALDTQDTEEIIRTVQILAPAYGGINLEDIAAPRCFEIEARLREMLDIPVFHDDQHGTAVVVLGALRNALRVVDKKLDECKVVVCGVGAAGSAIIRLLRSGSPGDVLAVDIDGIVHSARPGLDDNLTSIAGMTNRSGTTGTLADALVGADVFIGVSAPNLFGAAELATMADDAIVFALANPDPEVDPALALQHAAVVATGRSDYPNQINNVLAFPGVFRGLLDAQARDITDAMLLAASAAIADVVTEPNASFIVPSVFDAAVAPAVAEAVRNATAKKDVAPA
- the pdxT gene encoding pyridoxal 5'-phosphate synthase glutaminase subunit PdxT, with the translated sequence MVPVIGVLALQGDVREHVRALEECGARAVAVRRPAELAAVDAMVLPGGESTTMSRLLVTFDLLEPLRARVADGMPTYGSCAGMILLAREVLDGRPDQEQLGGLDVVVRRNAFGRQVDSFETDLDVTGVPGDPVRAVFIRAPWVEKAGDDVEVLATVPDHTVSGAGTGAAAGRPVAVRQGSVLATAFHPELTGDLRIHALFVATLR